A segment of the Cardinium endosymbiont of Culicoides punctatus genome:
ACCAAATACAAGCGTGGCCTGAGACGTTTTTAATGCTTCATAATCTACACTACTAAGATCCCAATCCCCTTGGTGCATAGAATGCATAAATTTTTCTCCATAATTAATAACACCAGCCTCGATCATTTCTCGTAAAAGATCATTACCCTCACGTGTTCTTTCTCCTACACCAGCAAAGACGGAAAGGCCATTATAAGATTTGGCAATATTGTCAATCAGTTCCATAATTAAAACTGTTTTACCAACACCTGCTCCGCCAAATAATCCAATCTTACCACCCTTAACATAAGGAGCAAGTAAATCAATTACCTTAATACCAGTGTAGAGGATCTCTGTTGTAGAAGTAAGCTGATCAAAAGCTGGGGCAGGTCTATGAATGGGAAGTTTTTTGTCGCTTTTAGGCTGTTCTATTCCATCTATAGCATCGCCTACTACATTGAAAAGACGTCCCCGTACTACATCGCCTACAGGTACTTGAATAGGAACTCCTGAGTCTACTACTTCTAACCCTCGAGCAAGCCCTTCTGTACTTTCCATAACAATTGCTCGGATACAGTGTTCTCCAAGATGTTGCTGGCATTCAAGTGTAATTTTCTTTCCTGAAGGGGTTGTAGTATGTAGTGCATTTAATATATTGGGTAATGCAGTCTCTTCATCAAAACGTACATCCACTACCGGACCTATAACTTGAATGATTTTTCCAATATGGGACATTATTAATATTTTAATAAATCAAAAACAAAAAAAAAGACACCACAGACGAATACTTTGTTTGTTGCTTTTAACAACATTTCCTTGCATACAGGGAATAATTAAGCAGTATTTACTGTAAATATATATAGATTTTTTTTAAAAAGCATTAAACTGTTTTCAAGATTGTGTAATAATTCCGTATGAAATTAAAAATAACTTTCAGATAAATGTTAAAGTTTTTTGTTTTTGTATATCATACTGTTCCTCTTTTCTTCGTATTTTTGCTTTAGTACAAGAGTTTGTAAAGTGAAATACTAAAAAGTTAAACGATTTGTAGTATAGATTGCGTATGGTACAATTTTTTGGTATCGTGATGTATTAAAGTAGCCCTTTCTACAGCTTTTGTTTACATTAATGTTGGTAGATTTTTTCAATACCAATGGGTGGCATAGTAAAAATTTATGAAAAAGAAACCTGAATTTGATGATATTTTTATGTCATTGGCCATTCAGTTAGGCCAACGTTCACATTGTGTTAAAAAGCAAGTAGGTGCTGTATTAACAAAGGATACACGCGTCATTTCTATAGGATATAACGGCCCTCCGGCAGGTACATATAATTGCGATGAAGTATGGCCTAAAACTGGTTGTGCTAGAAATCTCAAAGGTAGTTGCTCCCTAGCTATTCATGCAGAACAAAATGCCATTCTTTATGCTTTAATAAATCAAGTAAGTGTACAAGATGCTTCCCTTTATGTTACCCTTTCTCCATGTTTGCCTTGTTCTAGAATGATATATAGCACAGGGATAAAAAAAGTTATTTATAAGGACTCTTATGCTTCCTATAAAAATATAGATAGTGACGAGGGATTAAATTTTTTGCATGAATTTGGAGTAGATGTAAAGCAGTATCAAGAAAGTTTACATATAATCAGAAATAACTTAAGTCATTAAGAGTTAAAAACATTAACTTTGTTTTGCAAAAAATTACAGTGGTAGTTTAGTGTGTCAAGAACACAAAGCGGTGGTGGTTTAAATATATGATACTAAGTTGCTCAAGCCAGTTATTGTATTTTTATTCTGTAAATGAGTATTATATTGATTTTTTTTACATAAATAGTTCTGTTTTTTGTCTTTGTTAAAGCCATTATTTACTATATCTACGTTAATTAGTCATTCAGAACATCTTTACTGTAATCTATTTACTTGAAAAAAATTAATCCATTTTTATCAAATGAAATAAAATTCACTGAATATCAAATGTTTATTTCATCATATATTTGTACCACCACCCACAATGGAAACATCAGAATTTTCAAGCAACGTGGACACCTCTCTTTATAAAGATAACATGGCTATTTTCAAATACCATGTGAATGA
Coding sequences within it:
- a CDS encoding deoxycytidylate deaminase, with amino-acid sequence MKKKPEFDDIFMSLAIQLGQRSHCVKKQVGAVLTKDTRVISIGYNGPPAGTYNCDEVWPKTGCARNLKGSCSLAIHAEQNAILYALINQVSVQDASLYVTLSPCLPCSRMIYSTGIKKVIYKDSYASYKNIDSDEGLNFLHEFGVDVKQYQESLHIIRNNLSH